The Candidatus Binatia bacterium genome includes a window with the following:
- a CDS encoding class I adenylate-forming enzyme family protein → MYKELHEITAQLTGEGGPFEIAEVELDGVALRTYKNAPADMRQVWLGTAGHGDADYLVYEDERLTYAESHKLVAAAARNLVDRFGVKPGDRIAVAMRNYPEWVLSYWAAISVGASVVGMNAWWTGPEMVYALNDAKPTLLIADKERLERLEPVRDQVGDFQIITVRVSEGAPAGSQPWSELVAGEGTMPEVEIDPDSDACIFYTSGTTGVPKGAQLTHRGCTNNIMSMAFWNAASPAALAAAGKTRAPVAGEVSYPPAFLVVTPLFHVTACNCVMHGASLTGAKLILVYKWDAGRALELIEQERVTTISGVPVMSRELIAHEDFAKSDTSSLKSLGGGGAAIQPDLVEKIESRVSSARPGTGYGMTEACGVITMNSADYFVDKPETVGPILPVFETMIEGPDGKPVTDGGVGELCVRGGQVIRGYLNRPEATAESITNGWLHTGDIARIDEDGFVAIVDRAKDMLLRGGENVYCAEVEAAIFEHDAVAECAVIGVPDDRLGEEVGAAVVLADGVSVDADALRAFVKERIAAFKAPRYIWFMDSALPRNASGKFMKPELRDSLDVQDAQ, encoded by the coding sequence GGGACCGCCGGCCACGGGGATGCCGATTATCTGGTGTATGAGGACGAACGGCTCACCTATGCCGAGTCCCACAAGCTGGTCGCGGCGGCCGCGCGCAATTTGGTCGACCGCTTCGGGGTGAAGCCCGGTGATCGCATTGCGGTTGCCATGCGCAACTATCCGGAATGGGTGCTCTCCTATTGGGCGGCGATCTCGGTGGGGGCGAGTGTGGTCGGTATGAATGCCTGGTGGACAGGACCCGAAATGGTCTATGCCCTGAATGACGCGAAACCGACATTGCTGATTGCCGACAAGGAGCGACTCGAGCGGCTGGAGCCGGTCCGCGATCAAGTCGGCGACTTTCAAATCATTACCGTGCGCGTGAGCGAGGGTGCGCCTGCCGGATCGCAGCCCTGGTCGGAACTGGTGGCGGGCGAGGGGACCATGCCCGAGGTGGAGATCGACCCGGATTCGGACGCCTGCATTTTTTATACGTCCGGAACCACGGGTGTGCCCAAGGGCGCACAACTCACCCACCGCGGTTGCACCAACAATATCATGAGCATGGCGTTCTGGAATGCCGCCTCGCCCGCCGCATTGGCCGCCGCGGGCAAGACCCGGGCGCCGGTTGCCGGCGAGGTCTCCTACCCGCCAGCTTTTCTCGTCGTGACGCCGCTGTTTCACGTCACCGCCTGCAATTGTGTGATGCACGGCGCCTCGCTCACCGGAGCCAAGCTCATCCTGGTCTATAAATGGGACGCGGGTCGGGCATTGGAACTGATCGAGCAGGAGCGCGTGACGACGATCTCGGGTGTGCCCGTGATGTCGCGTGAATTGATCGCCCATGAGGATTTTGCGAAATCGGACACCTCCTCGCTGAAGTCGCTCGGCGGCGGCGGGGCGGCGATTCAGCCCGATCTGGTCGAGAAGATCGAGTCACGGGTATCCAGTGCCCGTCCAGGGACCGGCTATGGCATGACCGAGGCCTGTGGTGTGATCACCATGAACTCGGCGGATTATTTCGTCGACAAGCCCGAGACCGTGGGACCTATTTTGCCGGTTTTTGAAACCATGATCGAGGGACCGGATGGCAAGCCGGTCACCGACGGCGGGGTCGGCGAGCTCTGCGTCCGCGGTGGTCAGGTGATCCGCGGCTATCTGAACCGTCCCGAGGCGACGGCCGAGAGCATCACCAACGGATGGTTGCATACCGGTGATATCGCGCGCATCGACGAAGATGGTTTTGTGGCGATTGTGGATCGGGCCAAGGATATGCTTCTACGCGGCGGCGAGAACGTTTACTGCGCCGAGGTCGAGGCGGCGATCTTCGAGCATGACGCGGTGGCTGAATGCGCCGTGATCGGCGTGCCTGATGATCGGCTTGGCGAAGAGGTTGGTGCGGCAGTCGTGCTGGCCGACGGTGTGTCAGTGGATGCGGATGCGCTGCGCGCTTTTGTGAAAGAGCGGATCGCCGCCTTCAAGGCGCCACGCTATATCTGGTTCATGGATTCGGCGTTGCCGCGCAATGCGAGCGGTAAATTCATGAAACCGGAGCTGCGCGATTCGCTCGATGTGCAAGACGCACAGTGA
- a CDS encoding SDR family oxidoreductase, translating to MSTEKVALVTGTSTGIGLATAIDLARNGYSVFAGMRNPGKSEALREAAEGLPVTVVQMDVTEDASVAGAIEAAGGPQAIDVLVNNAGMGGATPLEITPMAEHEAMFQTNYFGAIRCIQAVLPAMRERRSGCIVNITSMEGLVAMPNQVAYSASKWALECAGEALAHEVSRFGVRVVNVEPGVIMTKIFENSAPATRYDKTSPYVDLMRRNGKMFVAGFVSAVQPETVAETIREAIETDDYRLRWPVGEDAHGIRAGRGRMSDEQWVAMGGDLSDEEYNSLYEDNFGIRLK from the coding sequence ATGAGCACCGAAAAAGTCGCATTGGTCACAGGAACCAGTACCGGTATCGGTCTGGCGACAGCCATAGACCTCGCCCGAAACGGTTACTCGGTGTTCGCCGGCATGCGCAATCCCGGCAAATCCGAGGCCTTGCGCGAAGCAGCCGAAGGATTGCCTGTGACCGTCGTGCAAATGGACGTCACCGAAGACGCCTCGGTCGCGGGCGCCATCGAGGCCGCCGGCGGCCCGCAGGCAATCGATGTCCTCGTCAACAATGCGGGGATGGGCGGCGCGACGCCTCTGGAAATCACGCCCATGGCAGAGCACGAAGCGATGTTCCAAACCAACTACTTCGGCGCCATTCGCTGCATTCAGGCTGTCCTCCCCGCGATGCGCGAGCGACGCTCGGGCTGCATCGTCAACATCACCTCCATGGAGGGTCTGGTCGCCATGCCGAATCAGGTGGCGTACTCGGCGTCCAAATGGGCGCTGGAATGTGCCGGCGAAGCACTGGCGCATGAGGTATCGAGGTTTGGCGTACGCGTCGTCAATGTCGAACCTGGTGTGATCATGACCAAGATCTTCGAGAATTCCGCGCCGGCCACTCGCTACGACAAGACCTCTCCCTACGTCGACCTCATGCGACGCAACGGCAAGATGTTCGTGGCGGGCTTTGTCTCTGCGGTGCAACCCGAAACCGTCGCCGAGACCATCCGCGAGGCCATCGAGACCGATGACTATCGTCTGCGCTGGCCGGTCGGTGAAGACGCGCACGGCATCCGCGCCGGGCGCGGTCGCATGTCGGATGAGCAATGGGTGGCCATGGGAGGCGACCTGTCCGACGAAGAATACAACAGCCTCTACGAAGACAATTTCGGCATCAGACTGAAATAG
- the yhbY gene encoding ribosome assembly RNA-binding protein YhbY, producing MPLTGKQRRQLRGLGHGLPPVVQIGKSGLSESVKNAIDEQLLAHELIKVRRSSDCPLDKNAIAAAIEADLGCEIAQKLGHTLLLYRAHPDNPGIELA from the coding sequence ATGCCGCTTACCGGAAAACAGCGACGCCAACTGCGTGGACTCGGACACGGACTGCCTCCGGTGGTCCAGATCGGCAAGTCCGGACTCAGCGAATCGGTGAAAAACGCCATCGATGAGCAACTGCTCGCTCATGAGTTGATCAAGGTGCGGCGCTCGAGCGACTGTCCTCTGGATAAAAATGCCATCGCGGCCGCCATCGAAGCCGACCTCGGCTGCGAGATCGCCCAGAAACTCGGCCATACGTTACTTCTCTATCGCGCCCACCCGGACAACCCCGGCATTGAGCTCGCTTGA
- a CDS encoding sterol desaturase family protein, which yields MQFPNMVELAIPFFGITLLIEAFLSRFRSDIDYELKDTLASITMGVGNVLVGSTVGMLVYYAYVFVYEFRFFDPGFAWWVFPLCFFAEDFAYYWFHRIGHESRWFWASHVIHHSSQKYNLSTALRQTWTSTITMNFIFHLPLLLLGFPPTMVLFFQGLSLVYQYWIHTEAIGKMPRWFEAIANTPSHHRVHHATNPRYLDANYAGVLIVWDRIMGTFVAEQQTDPPAYGIVKNLKTFNPFRIAFHEWAAIARDVTSTRKPEEIARYLFGSPGWSPDGSRQTTADIKAQWRREQVLPEPASGTASEPASEPA from the coding sequence ATGCAATTTCCCAATATGGTGGAACTCGCGATCCCCTTCTTCGGGATCACCCTGCTCATCGAGGCATTCCTGTCGCGCTTTCGGTCCGATATCGACTACGAACTCAAGGATACGCTCGCCAGTATCACGATGGGCGTCGGCAACGTTCTCGTCGGTTCCACCGTCGGCATGCTCGTCTATTATGCCTACGTCTTCGTATACGAGTTCCGCTTTTTCGATCCTGGATTCGCATGGTGGGTCTTCCCCCTGTGTTTTTTCGCGGAAGATTTCGCCTACTACTGGTTTCATCGGATCGGGCATGAGTCCCGTTGGTTCTGGGCCAGCCACGTGATTCACCACAGCTCGCAAAAATACAATCTCTCCACCGCGCTGCGCCAGACATGGACCAGCACCATCACAATGAATTTCATCTTCCACCTGCCGCTGCTTCTCCTCGGCTTTCCACCGACCATGGTGCTGTTTTTTCAGGGCCTCAGTCTGGTCTACCAATATTGGATCCACACCGAAGCGATCGGGAAAATGCCGCGATGGTTTGAGGCCATCGCCAACACGCCCAGCCACCACCGAGTCCACCATGCCACCAACCCGCGTTACCTCGACGCGAACTACGCGGGCGTTCTGATCGTCTGGGATCGAATAATGGGAACCTTTGTCGCGGAGCAACAGACGGACCCTCCCGCCTACGGCATCGTCAAGAACCTGAAGACATTCAATCCGTTTCGGATCGCCTTTCACGAATGGGCGGCTATCGCCCGTGACGTCACCAGTACAAGAAAGCCCGAGGAAATCGCGAGGTACCTGTTCGGATCCCCAGGCTGGAGCCCGGACGGCTCGCGGCAGACCACAGCCGACATCAAGGCGCAGTGGCGTCGGGAGCAAGTTCTGCCTGAACCCGCCTCCGGCACGGCCTCCGAGCCAGCCTCCGAGCCTGCCTGA
- a CDS encoding acyl-CoA synthetase, whose translation MPTTFNLADLFERVADQVPERTALICGETRTTFGALEARANQIAHHLLANGVGPGDQVGLYLYNGNEFIEAMWACFKIRAVPVNVNYRYVDDELLYLFNNADMVACVHAQEFVPHIEKVRSAAPRLQALLSVADGSGHDPASIGSVEFEAARRAQREDRDFEDREEDDLFILYTGGTTGMPKGVMWPHKNLFMAALGGGGYLTGNGPCDKPADIDQRILENPMIGMALAPLMHGACWWYALIQMLAGSTVVLNPNRNFDGSGIWDICERERVNSLAIVGDAMAIPLIDALAENPDRWDLTSMFNIGSGGAVFSPASQQAFRDHFPNVFISNSFGSSESGNMGFDSGNKREAGGLGNVVKSDFMDVITEEEGPEGAVHRHAKPGEDGIFARSGYIPRGYYGDPEKTARTFVPVDGKTWLLTGDEARLETDDSITVFGRGSNCINSGGEKIFPEEVEQALKVHPHVFDALVVATPDERWGSKVTAVVALRGDGSLTLAELQESARNHISGYKVPRELHIVDEVPRAPSGKPDYPRAQEIALEGSCRV comes from the coding sequence ATGCCCACGACATTCAATCTTGCTGACCTCTTTGAACGCGTTGCCGATCAGGTTCCCGAACGAACCGCTCTGATCTGCGGCGAAACCAGAACGACCTTCGGTGCCCTCGAGGCGCGTGCCAACCAGATCGCCCACCATCTCCTCGCAAACGGCGTCGGCCCGGGCGATCAGGTCGGCCTCTACCTCTACAACGGCAACGAATTTATCGAGGCTATGTGGGCCTGCTTCAAAATTCGCGCCGTCCCGGTCAACGTCAACTACCGCTACGTCGATGATGAGCTGCTCTATCTCTTCAACAACGCCGATATGGTGGCCTGCGTTCACGCACAGGAGTTCGTGCCGCACATCGAAAAGGTGCGTAGTGCCGCACCCAGACTTCAGGCGCTGCTCTCGGTTGCGGACGGCTCCGGACATGATCCCGCCAGCATCGGCTCGGTTGAATTTGAAGCCGCCCGACGTGCACAGCGCGAGGACCGCGACTTCGAAGATCGCGAGGAGGATGATCTTTTTATTCTCTACACCGGCGGCACAACCGGCATGCCCAAGGGCGTGATGTGGCCCCACAAGAATCTATTCATGGCCGCTCTTGGCGGAGGGGGTTATCTCACCGGCAACGGTCCTTGCGACAAGCCGGCAGATATCGACCAACGGATCCTGGAGAACCCGATGATCGGCATGGCGCTCGCGCCGCTCATGCACGGCGCGTGCTGGTGGTACGCACTGATTCAGATGCTGGCCGGGTCGACGGTCGTGCTGAACCCCAACCGCAACTTCGACGGCAGCGGTATCTGGGACATTTGCGAGCGCGAGCGAGTGAATTCGCTGGCGATCGTGGGCGATGCCATGGCCATCCCGCTGATCGATGCCCTCGCCGAAAATCCCGATCGCTGGGACCTGACCTCGATGTTCAACATCGGCTCCGGTGGCGCGGTCTTTTCACCCGCAAGCCAGCAAGCGTTTCGAGATCATTTCCCCAACGTCTTTATCTCGAACTCGTTCGGATCCTCCGAGTCGGGCAATATGGGCTTTGACTCAGGCAACAAGCGCGAAGCCGGCGGTCTCGGCAACGTGGTGAAATCCGACTTCATGGATGTCATCACAGAGGAAGAAGGCCCCGAGGGCGCCGTTCATCGGCACGCAAAACCCGGAGAAGACGGCATCTTCGCCCGGTCGGGCTACATCCCGCGGGGATACTATGGCGACCCCGAAAAAACGGCCAGGACGTTTGTCCCCGTCGATGGCAAGACATGGCTGCTCACCGGTGACGAAGCCCGTCTGGAAACCGACGATTCGATCACCGTCTTCGGTCGCGGTTCGAATTGCATCAACTCCGGCGGCGAGAAAATCTTCCCCGAAGAGGTGGAGCAAGCCCTCAAGGTCCACCCCCATGTCTTTGATGCGCTCGTTGTCGCCACCCCGGACGAGCGATGGGGCAGCAAGGTGACCGCGGTCGTCGCCCTGCGCGGCGACGGAAGCCTGACACTCGCAGAACTGCAGGAATCCGCCCGCAACCATATCTCGGGGTACAAAGTCCCCCGAGAACTCCATATCGTGGACGAAGTCCCGCGGGCACCCAGCGGCAAACCAGACTACCCACGTGCGCAAGAGATTGCTTTGGAAGGCAGCTGTCGGGTCTAG
- a CDS encoding tyrosine-protein phosphatase — translation MRDSTTQEQPNPEHAPSFAGMPRVDRRGADEIEIRWDEGPESEILVATHPTSTAASDGVSAGLLTSGGKRLRGYPRHQRRYFQLRPTDGTAPRWVAERRLGLDGQPNLRDLGGYAAADGRNIRWGQLFRSGALSELSEADRGTLDDLGIRVVCDFRTPLEREREPHEFSDHQPPEQIAVSREQLAGALQPDDMRERMSAGNFDDLEIGTLLVDGNDAFATSHRSPFKNMIHVACSAENYPLLVNCTAGKDRAGFASAVLLMALGVPRATVQHDYLLSGYFRREDSARKMKMIRQQVPPEVDVSVLSPLFETRPEYIQAAFAAIDREWGSDKAFLTDGLEVSLDQIEALRDRLLE, via the coding sequence GTGAGAGACTCCACGACCCAAGAGCAACCCAATCCCGAACACGCACCTTCTTTCGCCGGGATGCCGCGCGTCGACCGCAGGGGAGCGGATGAAATCGAAATTCGTTGGGATGAGGGGCCGGAAAGCGAGATCCTGGTCGCCACGCACCCTACCTCCACCGCAGCCAGTGACGGGGTCTCGGCTGGCCTTCTGACCTCCGGCGGCAAGCGCCTCCGCGGGTATCCCCGCCACCAGCGTCGGTACTTTCAGCTTCGCCCCACCGATGGAACGGCGCCCCGCTGGGTCGCGGAGCGCCGTTTGGGACTCGACGGACAACCGAACCTGCGTGACCTCGGCGGATACGCGGCCGCGGACGGGCGAAACATTCGCTGGGGCCAGCTCTTTCGCTCCGGTGCTCTGAGCGAGCTCAGCGAAGCAGACCGGGGGACGCTGGACGATCTCGGAATTCGGGTCGTCTGCGATTTCCGTACGCCCCTCGAGCGCGAACGCGAGCCGCATGAATTCAGCGACCACCAACCACCCGAACAGATCGCGGTCAGCCGCGAGCAGCTAGCCGGGGCGCTCCAGCCCGATGATATGCGCGAGCGCATGTCTGCCGGAAACTTCGATGACCTCGAGATCGGCACCCTTCTCGTCGACGGCAATGATGCGTTTGCGACCAGCCATCGCTCGCCCTTCAAGAACATGATCCATGTGGCCTGCAGCGCAGAAAACTATCCCCTGCTGGTCAATTGTACGGCCGGGAAGGATCGGGCCGGTTTTGCCTCCGCGGTGCTCTTGATGGCACTCGGGGTTCCCCGCGCCACCGTGCAGCACGACTATCTCCTCTCCGGCTACTTTCGTCGGGAGGATTCCGCTCGGAAAATGAAGATGATCCGCCAGCAAGTGCCCCCCGAAGTCGATGTCTCGGTGCTCAGTCCCTTGTTCGAAACTCGTCCGGAATATATCCAGGCCGCCTTTGCCGCGATCGACCGGGAATGGGGATCCGATAAGGCCTTTCTCACCGACGGCCTCGAGGTCAGCCTCGACCAGATCGAGGCGCTCCGCGATCGGTTGCTGGAATAA
- a CDS encoding glycosyltransferase family 4 protein, with the protein MLTYRGNPRSGGQGIYIRLLSRALVELGHHVDVWSGQPYPELLDGVALHEIPSLDLWNDPDKPRHEALRQVRDSIDFAEWASTVTGGFKEPITFCRRAARRLTSLEGGFPYDILHDNQSLGAALLPLQAHAPLVATIHHPVTRDRRLALEASRGLKQWWGHFRFYNFLPEQIRVARQMERVMTVSDCSRQDIAAEYRIPENRMRVVGNGIHVDVFQPIAGAVRVPNRLITTLSADQPLKGFRFLAEALALIRETHPDMELTVIGEPGQRTGTADRIRELGLDGAIEFTGRVEDHEIAERYSRATLAVVPSLYEGFGFPAGEAMACEVPLVSTRGGALPEVVGEDGQCGVLAEPGDAADLARAIREVLSMTEERRATMGAAGRRRVLENFTWRRAAERTVDVYREAMALREERAAC; encoded by the coding sequence ATGCTCACGTATCGTGGGAATCCACGTTCAGGAGGGCAGGGGATTTATATCCGATTGCTCTCCCGTGCCCTCGTGGAGCTGGGCCATCACGTCGACGTGTGGAGTGGTCAGCCTTATCCGGAGCTCCTCGACGGTGTTGCGCTGCACGAGATTCCGTCCCTCGATCTCTGGAACGATCCCGACAAGCCCCGACATGAGGCGCTTCGTCAGGTGCGGGACTCCATCGACTTCGCCGAGTGGGCGAGCACGGTCACGGGCGGTTTCAAGGAACCGATTACCTTCTGCCGTCGGGCCGCTCGTCGCCTGACGTCCTTGGAGGGAGGGTTCCCTTACGATATTCTCCATGACAATCAGTCGCTGGGAGCGGCTCTGCTGCCCCTGCAGGCCCACGCACCGTTGGTCGCGACGATTCATCATCCCGTGACCCGGGATCGTCGGCTCGCGCTCGAAGCCAGCCGTGGCTTGAAACAGTGGTGGGGGCATTTCCGCTTCTATAATTTCCTCCCCGAGCAGATCCGCGTGGCGCGCCAGATGGAGCGGGTCATGACGGTTTCGGATTGCTCGCGGCAGGATATCGCCGCTGAATATCGGATTCCTGAAAATCGGATGCGGGTCGTTGGCAATGGCATCCATGTGGATGTCTTCCAGCCGATCGCAGGCGCGGTGCGCGTTCCCAACCGTCTGATCACCACGCTTTCTGCCGATCAGCCCCTGAAAGGCTTCCGATTTCTCGCAGAGGCTCTGGCGCTGATTCGGGAAACTCATCCGGATATGGAACTGACGGTGATCGGCGAACCCGGACAGCGAACCGGGACCGCAGATCGTATCCGCGAGCTGGGGCTCGACGGTGCGATCGAGTTCACCGGTCGTGTGGAAGACCATGAAATTGCAGAGCGCTACTCCCGGGCGACTCTGGCCGTTGTGCCTTCTCTCTACGAAGGCTTCGGTTTCCCGGCCGGTGAAGCCATGGCCTGCGAAGTCCCCCTGGTTTCCACCCGAGGTGGCGCGCTGCCTGAGGTTGTCGGCGAAGATGGTCAATGCGGTGTTCTCGCGGAACCCGGTGATGCCGCCGATCTGGCGCGCGCGATTCGCGAAGTGCTCAGCATGACCGAGGAGAGGCGCGCAACGATGGGCGCGGCCGGCCGCCGCCGTGTTCTGGAGAACTTCACCTGGCGCCGGGCCGCCGAACGAACCGTGGATGTCTATCGCGAAGCGATGGCTTTGCGAGAGGAGCGAGCCGCATGTTGA
- a CDS encoding methyltransferase domain-containing protein, producing the protein MLTIELDRLALKPGAKILDVGCGEGRHVQHTLRYPGVTAVGLDLGEQEVRVTSQRLDEMRSIDFEMGGAVEDPGPAASIRGSSYDLPFADGEFDCVIISEVMEHLEEDELALAEVSRVLRPGGTLAVSVPREGPEAVCWALSDEYPAPKSVGGHVRIYRDQELPQMLERNGYHIEATHYAHALHAPYWWLKCFFGLENEAAWPVRVYHRLLVWDMMEKPWLTQFTEKLLNPLIGKSVVFYAIKG; encoded by the coding sequence ATGTTGACCATCGAGCTCGACCGGCTGGCGTTGAAGCCGGGTGCGAAGATATTGGATGTGGGCTGTGGCGAGGGACGCCATGTCCAACATACGCTTCGGTATCCGGGAGTGACGGCTGTCGGTCTCGATCTGGGAGAGCAGGAAGTCCGTGTCACCAGCCAGCGGTTGGATGAGATGCGATCGATCGATTTCGAGATGGGCGGCGCCGTCGAGGATCCGGGCCCCGCGGCCTCGATTCGCGGCAGCAGCTACGACCTGCCCTTTGCCGATGGCGAATTCGATTGCGTGATTATCTCGGAGGTAATGGAGCACCTCGAGGAAGACGAACTTGCGCTCGCCGAGGTCTCCCGGGTTCTTCGTCCCGGTGGAACGCTGGCGGTATCCGTCCCCCGCGAGGGGCCGGAAGCGGTTTGCTGGGCGCTTTCGGACGAATACCCGGCCCCCAAGAGTGTGGGAGGCCATGTTCGGATTTATCGCGATCAGGAACTTCCCCAGATGCTGGAACGAAATGGCTACCACATCGAGGCAACGCATTATGCGCATGCACTCCATGCGCCCTACTGGTGGTTGAAGTGCTTCTTCGGTTTGGAGAACGAGGCCGCTTGGCCGGTCCGAGTTTACCATCGCTTGTTGGTCTGGGACATGATGGAAAAACCGTGGTTGACGCAATTTACAGAGAAACTTTTGAACCCGCTGATCGGCAAGAGCGTGGTTTTTTACGCAATTAAGGGATGA
- a CDS encoding prenyltransferase — MTGSGGRNPIGEEHFKVTAAWIASMQEPDGMIPWAAGGKMDPWDHIHAAMGLALAGYTEQARHALRFSAQTQESDGAWPAELRGREVVDPTRQTNHAAYIAAGVWYLHLAAPDREFLEEMWPCVERAIDFVAKHQLPCGGFSWAVTAEGKFWDAPLLTGSSSIHGSLVCAMRIAKALGYDKSDWQSALERLAFVLRHNVERFEDTDLPEEVGRFSMDWYYPVLGGALRGSEGRDRLLEVDTTEGFVEEGVGIRCVVDRPWYTVAETCELVLALDAVGLTSRARQMLSWVHPLRTADGGYWTGVTHPERELYPDGEETPWTAATVLMAADAIEGVSATAGFFRSLAGEEFEVAEKREVAVAASASSSKHQDKELAATAAD, encoded by the coding sequence ATGACGGGAAGTGGCGGGCGGAATCCCATTGGGGAAGAGCATTTCAAGGTAACGGCGGCATGGATTGCCTCCATGCAGGAACCCGACGGGATGATCCCCTGGGCCGCAGGCGGCAAGATGGATCCCTGGGATCATATCCATGCAGCCATGGGGCTGGCACTGGCCGGTTATACGGAGCAAGCGAGGCACGCCTTGCGATTCTCGGCCCAAACGCAGGAATCAGATGGCGCCTGGCCCGCAGAGTTGCGCGGCCGGGAGGTCGTGGACCCGACGCGACAAACGAACCATGCAGCCTACATCGCCGCCGGGGTCTGGTACCTGCATCTGGCGGCACCCGACCGCGAGTTTCTCGAGGAAATGTGGCCGTGTGTCGAGCGCGCCATCGATTTTGTCGCCAAGCACCAACTCCCGTGTGGGGGTTTCTCCTGGGCGGTGACAGCCGAGGGGAAGTTCTGGGATGCCCCCTTGCTCACCGGTTCGTCCTCGATTCATGGAAGTCTCGTTTGCGCGATGCGAATCGCGAAAGCCCTCGGTTACGACAAGTCGGATTGGCAGAGCGCTCTGGAGCGACTGGCCTTTGTCCTGCGCCATAACGTCGAGCGTTTTGAAGATACGGATTTGCCCGAGGAGGTCGGTCGTTTTTCCATGGATTGGTATTACCCTGTGCTCGGCGGTGCCCTGCGGGGTTCCGAGGGCCGTGACCGATTGCTCGAAGTCGATACCACGGAAGGCTTCGTCGAAGAGGGCGTCGGAATCCGCTGCGTTGTGGATCGCCCCTGGTACACCGTTGCCGAGACCTGCGAATTGGTGCTGGCGTTGGACGCGGTTGGCTTGACGAGTCGCGCGCGGCAGATGTTGTCGTGGGTGCACCCGCTTCGCACGGCGGATGGTGGCTATTGGACTGGAGTCACTCATCCGGAACGAGAACTTTATCCTGACGGGGAAGAGACACCCTGGACCGCAGCAACCGTCTTGATGGCCGCGGATGCGATTGAAGGTGTATCCGCAACTGCGGGGTTCTTCCGGAGTCTGGCTGGCGAGGAGTTTGAGGTTGCCGAGAAGCGCGAGGTCGCGGTGGCCGCCTCGGCTTCGTCGTCGAAGCATCAGGACAAGGAATTGGCGGCGACGGCCGCTGATTGA
- a CDS encoding class I SAM-dependent methyltransferase, which produces MTMNAQMPKEACAIAEQAKGFLDPAEGLRLFSLARDHAHLGPVVEIGSYCGKSSIYLGSGVKAADGLLVCVDHHRGSEEHQPGEGYHDPDLLDGAIGKVDSLPHLRHNLHAAGLEDATVIAVAGSLAAAKLVSAPLGMVFIDGGHSMEAAQADYCTWAGKVAPGGILAIHDLFPDPETGGQAPITIYRQAAASELFEPLETTGTLGALRRR; this is translated from the coding sequence ATGACCATGAACGCCCAAATGCCCAAGGAAGCCTGCGCCATTGCCGAACAAGCAAAAGGATTCCTCGACCCTGCCGAGGGTCTTCGCCTCTTCTCGCTCGCACGCGACCACGCCCACCTCGGACCGGTCGTCGAGATCGGGAGCTACTGCGGCAAATCCTCGATCTACCTCGGTTCCGGCGTGAAGGCCGCCGACGGACTGCTGGTCTGTGTCGACCACCACCGTGGCTCGGAGGAGCACCAACCGGGCGAGGGATACCACGACCCCGACTTGCTCGACGGGGCGATCGGCAAGGTCGACAGCCTACCCCACCTGCGGCATAACCTGCATGCAGCAGGCCTCGAAGACGCCACCGTCATCGCCGTTGCCGGCAGCCTCGCGGCCGCAAAACTCGTAAGCGCTCCGCTGGGCATGGTCTTCATCGATGGCGGCCACAGCATGGAAGCGGCTCAGGCGGACTACTGCACCTGGGCCGGCAAGGTCGCCCCGGGTGGAATTCTCGCCATCCACGATCTTTTCCCGGACCCCGAGACCGGAGGCCAGGCTCCCATCACGATCTATCGGCAAGCCGCCGCCTCGGAACTTTTCGAGCCGCTGGAAACCACCGGCACCCTCGGCGCATTGCGACGCCGCTGA